A window of Perognathus longimembris pacificus isolate PPM17 chromosome 6, ASM2315922v1, whole genome shotgun sequence contains these coding sequences:
- the LOC125352204 gene encoding olfactory receptor 2B2-like: MWTSNQSSPNDFILLGFSDRPWLETPLFVIFLIAYIFALFGNISIILVSRLDPQLDSPMYFFVSNLSLLDLCYTTSTVPQMLVNLRGPEKTISYGGCVAQLYIFLALGSTECILLAMMACDRYAAICKPLHYPVIMNQRRCIHMASGTWISGFANSLVQSTLTVMVPRCGQRVIDHFFCEVPALLKLACTDTSVNEAELNVLGALLLLVPLALILGTYVFIGQAVMKIRSAESRWKAFNTCASHLLVVFLFYFTAISMYVQPPSSYSHDRGKIMALFYGIVTPTLNPFIYTLRNKDVKAALRRALTKEFWVKTR, from the coding sequence ATGTGGACTAGCAATCAGAGCTCCCCAAATGATTTCATATTGTTGGGATTTTCTGACCGCCCTTGGCTAGAGACACCACTTTTTGTAATCTTTCTGATAGCTTACATCTTTGCCCTATTTGGAAATATATCTATTATCCTAGTTTCCCGCCTAGATCCTCAGCTGGACAGTCCTATGTACTTTTTTGTATCAAACCTATCCCTTCTGGACCTCTGTTATACAACCAGCACTGTCCCACAGATGTTGGTCAATCTTAGAGGACCAGAAAAGACTATTAGCTATGGGGGTTGTGTTGCCCAGCTCTACATATTTTTGGCCTTGGGTTCCACTGAATGTATCCTTCTGGCTATGATGGCCTGCGATCGTTACGCAGCCATTTGCAAGCCCCTCCACTACCCAGTCATCATGAACCAGAGACGATGCATTCATATGGCCTCTGGTACCTGGATTAGTGGTTTTGCTAACTCTCTTGTCCAGTCCACTCTCACGGTGATGGTCCCAAGATGTGGACAGAGGGTGATAGaccacttcttctgtgaagttCCTGCCCTTTTGAAACTCGCATGTACAGATACGAGTGTGAATGAGGCTGAGCTCAATGTTCTTGGGGCTCTATTACTCTTGGTACCACTCGCTCTCATCCTGGGCACTTACGTGTTTATTGGTCAGGCAGTGATGAAAATCCGCTCTGCTGAGAGTCGCTGGAAGGCCTTTAATACTTGTGCTTCACATTTACTTGTGGTCTTCCTTTTCTACTTTACAGCCATTAGTATGTATGTCCAGCCTCCCTCTAGTTATTCTCATGACAGGGGTAAGATCATGGCTCTCTTCTATGGCATTGTCACACCTACCCTCAACCCATTTATCTATACGTTGAGAAACAAGGATGTGAAGGCTGCCCTGAGAAGAGCACTGACTAAGGAGTTTTGGGTGAAGACACGATGA
- the LOC125353579 gene encoding olfactory receptor 2G3-like, translating into MIMTNSSMIGFILVGFSQRPQLEKILFVIVLVSYLLTLVGNAIIILISAIDPKLKTPMYFFLTHLSLVDICFTTSIVPQLLWNLRGPAKTITSLGCVIQLYVSLALGSSECVLLAVMAFDRYAAVCKPLHYAAVMNPQLCQALAAIAWLSGVGNALIQGTITLRLPRCGHRWLHHFFCEVPSMIKLACVDIHANEIQLFVASLVLLLLPLALIFTSYGHIAKVVIRLKSLQAWRRAMGTCASHLVVVTLFYGSITAVYIQPNSSYAHTHGKFISLFYTVMTPALNPLIYTLRNKEVKGALVKLFHRDLGA; encoded by the coding sequence ATGATCATGACCAATAGCAGTATGATAGGCTTCATTTTGGTGGGCTTCTCCCAGCGACCACAGCTGGAAAAGATACTCTTTGTGATCGTTTTGGTGTCCTATCTGCTTACCTTGGTGGGAAATGCAATAATTATCCTGATCTCCGCCATAGACCCTAAACTCAAAAcacccatgtactttttcctcacTCACCTCTCCCTAGTTGACATCTGTTTTACCACCAGTATTGTTCCTCAGCTGCTGTGGAACCTGAGAGGACCAGCCAAGACCATCACGAGCCTGGGCTGTGTCATCCAGCTCTATGTCTCCCTGGCACTGGGTTCCAGTGAGTGTGTTCTCCTGGCGGTCATGGCTTTTGATCGCTACGCTGCTGTGTGCAAGCCTCTCCACTATGCAGCAGTGATGAACCCACAGCTGTGCCAGGCTCTGGCAGCGATTGCATGGCTGAGTGGAGTAGGAAATGCTCTTATCCAGGGCACGATCACGCTCCGACTACCTCGCTGTGGACACCGCTGGCTCCATCATTTCTTCTGTGAAGTGCCTTCCATGATTAAGCTTGCCTGTGTGGACATCCATGCGAATGAGATCCAGCTCTTCGTTGCTTCATTGGTCTTGCTCCTCCTGCCCTTAGCACTGATATTTACATCGTACGGACACATAGCCAAGGTGGTTATAAGGCTCAAGTCACTCCAGGCCTGGCGTAGAGCAATGGGGACCTGTGCGTCCCATTTGGTGGTTGTGACCCTCTTCTATGGGAGCATCACCGCCGTCTACATCCAACCCAACAGTTCTTACGCTCACACTCATGGGAAATTCATTTCTCTCTTCTACACCGTTATGACCCCCGCCCTCAATCCCCTCATTTACACACTGAGGAATAAAGAGGTGAAAGGCGCTCTGGTGAAGCTATTTCACAGAGATTTGGGTGCATGA
- the LOC125353580 gene encoding olfactory receptor 2G3-like, producing MEQNNDTSGGDFILLGFSDQPQLEIILFMVVLTSYLLTLVGNTAIILVCYLDSKLHTPMYFFLTNLSFLDLCFTTSIVPQLLWNLKGPAKTITSSGCAIQLYASLSLGSTECVLLTVMAFDRYVAVCRPLTYTTIMHPSLCKALAGIAWLSGVGNTLIQGTITLRLPRCGHRRLHHFLCEVPAMIKLACVDIHANEVQLFVATLVLLLLPMAFISISYGFIAHAVIRIKSSHAWRKALGTCGSHLLVVSLFFGTSSVIYIQPNRSYGHSQGMFLTLFYTVVTPTLNPLIYTLRNKDVKGALKRLLRREQKF from the coding sequence ATGGAACAAAACAATGACACTTCCGGGGGCGATTTTATTTTGCTTGGCTTCTCAGACCAGCCTCAGCTGGAAATTATCCTTTTTATGGTGGTTTTGACATCCTACCTTCTGACCCTTGTGGGTAACACAGCCATCATCCTGGTATGCTACCTGGACTCCAAACTGCACACCCCCATGTATTTCTTCCTCACAAACCTCTCCTTTCTTGATCTTTGCTTCACTACCAGCATAGTCCCACAACTACTATGGAACCTGAAGGGACCTGCCAAGACCATCACATCCTCTGGATGTGCCATCCAACTCTACGCCTCCCTCTCCTTAGGCTCCACTGAATGCGTTCTCCTTACTGTTATGGCATTTGACCGCTATGTGGCTGTGTGCAGGCCTCTCACTTACACTACTATCATGCACCCATCACTTTGCAAGGCTTTAGCAGGCATCGCCTGGCTGAGTGGAGTAGGAAACACTCTTATCCAAGGTACCATCACCCTTCGGCTCCCTCGATGTGGGCATCGCCGTCTCCACCACTTCTTGTGTGAGGTGCCTGCCATGATCAAGCTGGCGTGTGTGGACATCCATGCAAATGAAGTCCAGCTTTTTGTGGCTACCTTggttctcctccttcttcctatgGCCTTCATCTCAATCTCTTATGGATTCATTGCACACGCTGTGATAAGAATCAAGTCATCTCACGCTTGGCGCAAGGCCTTGGGAACATGTGGTTCTCACCTACTAGTGGTATCTCTTTTCTTTGGGACCAGCTCTGTCATATACATCCAACCAAACCGATCCTATGGCCATAGCCAGGGCATGTTCCTCACACTCTTCTACACTGTGGTGACCCCTACTCTCAATCCCCTCATATATACTCTGCGGAACAAGGACGTGAAGGGAGCTCTGAAGAGACTGCTGAGGAGGGAACAAAAATTCTAA